The following proteins are encoded in a genomic region of Populus trichocarpa isolate Nisqually-1 chromosome 13, P.trichocarpa_v4.1, whole genome shotgun sequence:
- the LOC18104396 gene encoding beta-amyrin 6-beta-monooxygenase produces MDDLFFPYFIHLVALSISLSLIFLVYKKKSSNIKFPPGRIGWPIIGEAWGFVMAGKRGTPEKFFNDRMKKYSTEVFQTSLFGDNMAVFCGASGNKFLFSSENKYVATWWPRTIKKIIYFPEHVDNSSIEETAALRRFLPEFLKPEALQHYIPIMDSMAREQLEADWCPHKQVRVFPLSKKYTFALACRLFMRIRDPDHVTRLANQFALVTDGLVSVPINFPGTTYNRAIKGGKMIREELLAIMKQREGELISDNKDDAGAIDLLTRMLITSDDNGKTMNHKEIANKIVGLLVASHDTTSSSITMVMYYLAQHPCIYQKVLKEQTEIAMSKAPGELLNWNDVQKMKYSWCVVCEAMRFSSPSQGAFREAITDFFYAGFIIPKGWKVHWSVHSTHKNPKYFPDPERFDPSRFEGSGPAPYTFVPFGGGPRMCAGKEYARLEILVFMHNVVTKFKWEKIIPEEKVLNISFPMPVNGLPILLQPHSTSLE; encoded by the exons ATGGATGATCTCTTCTTTCCATATTTCATTCACCTTGTTGCCCTTTCCATATCACTTTCTCTCATCTTTCTGGTCTACAAGAAGAAGTCCTCCAACATCAAGTTTCCTCCTGGAAGAATAGGATGGCCAATCATTGGGGAAGCGTGGGGATTTGTGATGGCAGGAAAACGAGGAACTCCTGAAAAGTTCTTTAATGATAGAATGAAAAAGTACTCTACAGAGGTTTTTCAAACTTCCCTTTTTGGGGATAATATGGCTGTGTTCTGTGGTGCTTCAGGGAACAAATTTCTGTTCTCAAGCGAAAACAAGTATGTCGCTACCTGGTGGCCACGCACAATAAAGAAAATCATCTACTTTCCTGAGCATGTTGATAACTCTTCCATAGAAGAGACTGCTGCGTTGCGCAGATTTCTGCCTGAATTTCTCAAGCCAGAAGCTTTGCAGCATTACATTCCTATTATGGATTCCATGGCCAGGGAGCAGTTGGAGGCAGACTGGTGTCCACACAAACAAGTTAGAGTGTTTCCATTGTCTAAAAAGTACACATTTGCACTAGCTTGTAGGTTGTTTATGAGAATCAGAGATCCCGACCACGTAACCAGACTTGCAAATCAGTTCGCTCTGGTTACAGATGGCCTAGTTTCAGTTCCTATAAATTTTCCTGGTACAACTTACAACAGGGCAATCAAAGGAGGCAAAATGATTCGTGAAGAGCTGTTAGCAATTATGAAACAGAGGGAAGGAGAGCTGATATCAGACAACAAAGATGACGCGGGAGCTATTGATTTATTAACTCGCATGCTAATTACATCAGATGACAATGGGAAAACTATGAATCACAAGGAGATTGCTAATAAGATTGTTGGCTTACTTGTCGCCAGCCATGATACAACCAGTAGTTCAATCACAATGGTCATGTACTATCTTGCCCAACACCCCTGTATCTATCAAAAGGTCTTGAAGG AACAAACAGAGATTGCAATGTCTAAAGCTCCAGGAGAGTTATTGAATTGGAACGATGTCCAAAAGATGAAGTATTCTTGGTGTGTGGTTTGCGAGGCGATGAGGTTTTCTTCGCCTTCTCAAGGAGCTTTCAGAGAGGCTATAACTGATTTCTTTTATGCTGGTTTTATCATTCCAAAGGGATGGAAG GTTCATTGGAGTGTGCATTCTACACATAAAAATCCCAAATATTTTCCAGATCCAGAGAGATTTGATCCTTCAAGATTCGAAGGAAGTGGCCCTGCACCTTACACTTTCGTTCCTTTCGGAGGAGGTCCTCGAATGTGTGCGGGGAAAGAGTATGCTCGGTTGGAGATTCTTGTTTTTATGCACAATGTCGTAACGAAATTTAAATGGGAGAAAATTATTCCAGAAGAGAAGGTTTTGAATATTTCATTTCCCATGCCGGTAAATGGCCTTCCAATTCTCCTCCAACCTCATTCCACAAGCCTCGAGTAG
- the LOC7494429 gene encoding beta-amyrin 6-beta-monooxygenase has translation MPWQRDVPPMPLIILLVVAAKYMDMDLRLLFSYLLPPAVLCISLYLVVSAYRRKSSNAKFPPGKTGWPIIGETWDFVRAGRSGTPEKFVNDRMSKYSTDVFHTSLLGDNLAMFCGVSGNKFLFSSENKYVTTWWPRPIQRILSFPEEIVTSSKDDSTILRRFLPEILKPEALKHYIPVMDSMAKDHLEADWSPYKQVRVLPLSKKYTFALACRLFMNIKDPAHVSRLENHFNLVTNGLVSVPINFPGTTYYRAVKGGKIIREELLAIMKQRKGELASENYEERAEATDLLTLMLLASDDNGQPLNERDIAYKVLGLLVAGHDTTSSAITMVMYYLAEYPHIYQGVLEEQKEIAMSKAPGELLNWDDVQKMKYSWSVACEVLRVSPPVSGTFREVIADFSFAGFTIPKGWKAYWSVYSTHKNPKYFPDPEKFDPSRFEGKGPAPYTFVPFGGGPFMCAGKEYARLEILVFMHNLVNRVKWEKVIPNEKIMYTSFAMPVKGLPVLLQPLRN, from the exons ATGCCATGGCAACGTGATGTGCCCCCCATGCCGCTGATAATCCTTTTGGTTGTTGCGGCCAAGTATATGGACATGGATCTCAGACTCCTCTTTTCATATCTCCTTCCTCCTGCTGTACTCTGTATATCTCTTTATCTTGTCGTTTCAGCATACAGAAGAAAATCCTCCAATGCCAAGTTTCCGCCGGGAAAAACAGGATGGCCGATCATCGGAGAAACATGGGACTTTGTGAGAGCTGGCAGGAGTGGAACACCTGAGAAATTCGTAAATGATAGAATGAGTAAATACTCGACGGATGTGTTTCATACATCCCTTCTTGGAGATAATTTGGCTATGTTCTGTGGTGTCTCAGGCAACAAGTTTTTATTCTCGAGCGAAAACAAGTATGTCACCACCTGGTGGCCTCGCCCAATACAGAGAATATTGTCTTTTCCTGAGGAAATTGTTACCTCTTCCAAAGATGATAGTACCATATTGCGCAGATTTCTTCCTGAAATTCTCAAGCCAGAAGCTCTGAAACATTACATTCCTGTTATGGATTCAATGGCGAAAGATCATTTGGAGGCAGATTGGTCCCCATACAAACAAGTAAGGGTGTTGCCATTGTCCAAAAAATACACTTTTGCACTGGCTTGTAGATTGTTTATGAACATCAAGGATCCTGCTCATGTTAGCAGGCTTGAAAATCACTTCAATCTTGTCACTAATGGCCTTGTGTCAGTACCTATAAATTTTCCCGGTACAACCTATTACCGTGCGGTCAAAGGAGGAAAAATCATTCGCGAGGAGCTTCTAGCCATCATGAAGCAGAGGAAAGGGGAGCTAGCATCGGAGAATTATGAAGAACGTGCTGAAGCTACTGATCTATTGACCCTGATGCTTCTTGCATCGGACGATAATGGACAACCTTTAAATGAAAGGGATATTGCTTACAAGGTTTTGGGTTTACTTGTCGCCGGCCATGATACAACCAGTAGTGCAATCACAATGGTCATGTACTATCTTGCTGAGTATCCCCATATCTATCAGGGGGTTTTGGAAG AACAGAAGGAGATTGCAATGTCAAAAGCTCCTGGAGAGTTGTTGAATTGGGATGATGTTCAAAAGATGAAGTATTCTTGGAGTGTGGCTTGTGAGGTATTGAGGGTCTCGCCACCTGTTTCAGGAACATTTAGAGAGGTTATAGCAGACTTCTCTTTTGCAGGTTTTACCATTCCAAAAGGATGGAAG GCATATTGGAGTGTATACTCAACACACAAAAATCCCAAATATTTCCCAGATCCAGAGAAGTTTGATCCTTCAAGATTTGAGGGGAAAGGCCCTGCACCATACACATTTGTACCTTTTGGTGGAGGACCTTTTATGTGTGCAGGAAAAGAATACGCTCGGTTGGAGATTCTTGTATTTATGCACAATCTGGTGAACAGAGTCAAATGGGAGAAAGTGATTCCAAACGAAAAGATTATGTACACTTCTTTTGCCATGCCAGTAAAAGGCCTTCCAGTTCTCCTCCAGCCTCTCAGGAATTGA